A window of Melitaea cinxia chromosome 26, ilMelCinx1.1, whole genome shotgun sequence contains these coding sequences:
- the LOC123666406 gene encoding cathepsin S-like → MKIYCLLAAARDVVCVNAIQHQNEQERGQPLLLIRTFQNKMILLILFIQLSLINSELHINETAHQIKYILNKYKSYRQSRCTDNNEEYSKLKNFAENTLIFFEKTERFGDYLKHYNVSDCHTSENRGSLYNFQHIVEGLLIHSDVPVTHWDEYKTAYNKSYLNCYHERTSYLIWRNNLERVAKHNQEYLAGEKSYSLHLNHFGDWHISAYIKQLLKLIKTIPLFDPSQDHEKRAYQDNIHVHRRIPKSFDWRAKGFQPRREEQWHCGACYAFAVTHALQAQLYKKHRDWRELSPQQIVDCSLKDGNLGCDGGSLQAAMRYAARDGLMMETHYPYLGKRGRCHYNSRHIRVRARRWAMLPKDENAIELALATIGPLAVAVNAAPLTFQLYR, encoded by the exons ATGAAGATATATTgtttactagctgctgcccgcgacgtcgtctgcgtgaacgctatacagcaccaa AATGAGCAAGAGAGAGGGCAACCATTACTGCTTATACGTACATTTCA GAATAAAATgattctactaatattatttattcaactaTCATTAATTAATTCAGAGTTACATATAAACGAGACAGCacatcaaattaaatatatattaaataaatacaaatcgtACAGACAATCTCGTTGTACCGACAACAATGAAgaatattcaaaattgaaaaacttTGCTGagaatactttaattttttttgaaaagacTGAGCGTTTTGGAGACTATTTGAAACATTATAATGTCAGTGATTGCCATACCAGTGAAAACAGAGGATCTTTGTACAATTTTCAACATATAGTTGAAGGTTTATTAATACATAGTGATGTACCAGTGACACATTGGGATGAAtataag ACAGCATACaacaaaagttatttaaattgttatcacGAAAGAACATCTTATTTGATATGGCGGAATAACCTCGAACGTGTAGCGAAACATAATCAGGAATACTTGGCTGGAGAGAAGAGTTACTCCTTGCATCTCAACCATTTTGGTGACTGG CATATAAGCGCTTATATAAAGCagctattgaaattaataaagaCGATACCTCTCTTCGACCCATCTCAAGATCACGAAAAAAGAGCGTACCAAGACAACATACACGTACACCGCAGGATACCAAAAAGC ttCGATTGGCGCGCTAAAGGTTTTCAGCCGCGGCGTGAGGAACAGTGGCACTGCGGGGCGTGTTACGCGTTTGCGGTCACTCACGCACTGCAGGCGCAGCTTTACAAGAAACACAGAGATTGGAGAGAGCTGAG TCCACAGCAAATTGTTGACTGCAGTTTGAAAGATGGTAACTTGGGCTGTGACGGAGGCTCCTTGCAAGCGGCAATGAGATACGCTGCCAGAGATGGGCTCATGATGGAAACCCACTACCCTTATCTTGGAAAG AGAGGCCGCTGTCACTACAACAGCCGACATATCAGAGTACGAGCTCGGCGTTGGGCGATGTTACCTAAAGATGAAAATGCAATTGAACTGGCCTTAGCGACCATCGGACCATTGGCAGTTGCTGTCAATGCGGCTCCGCTCACTTTCCAATTATACAGGTAG